The sequence GTAGAGCACCCTGTCCACATACGGCACAACGGGATTGACTTCGTGGGTGACGAAAAGTACGGCGGTGTCGGCTTCACGTCGCCTGGTGTCGATCAGCCTCGACACCAACCGGGCGTTGGCCGGGTCCAGGTTGAGCAACGGCTCGTCGCACAGCAGCAGTTCCGGATCGGTCGTCAGCGCCTGGGCGATCCGCAGCCGCTGTAGCTCGCCGCCGGACATCACCCCGACCGGCGCCCGGGCCAGCGCCTGCCCGTTGACCTGTCCGAGGGCTTTTTCGACGGCCGCGCGTTTGGCGGCGCGGTGCCGCAGTGTCGTGATCCCCCAGCGGTGCCCGTCGTATCCGAGCCCGACCAGATCGTAGCCTCGTAACGTGAGCCCCTGGTCGACCGATCGGTGTTGGGGCACGTAACCGATTCGGGCGCTGCCCTTTTCGACCGCGCTTCCGCAGACCTTCACCGATCCGGCGGTCAGCGGCAGCTGCCCCAGCAACACCTTGAGCAGCGATGTCTTCCCGGTGCCGTTGGGTCCGAGGACGGCGAGGAATTCACCGGCGCGCACGGTGAGATCGAGCTGATCCCACAGCACGCGGTCGCCGAACGCCAGGCGTGCGCCGGTGAGTTCGGCGACGACGTCCACGGCCACGGGCTATCGGCCCGCCTTTGCGGCGGTATCCAGTTGGGCGGCGAGCTGTTCGGCGGTCTGACGCTGCCAGCTCAGGTAGTCGGTGCCCTCGGGGAGGGTTTCGGTGACCGTGACGACAGGAACCCCGGCGCGGGTCGCCGCCTCGCGCAGCTGCCTGGTCACCCCGGTCTCGGTCTGCGGATTGAACAGCACCGCCGAGACTTCGCGGTCCTCGATCAGGTCGAGCATCATCGCCAGGTCGGCCGGTGACGGGTCGGCGTCCTCCTCGACCGCGTTGGTGAACCCCCCGGGGGTGTTGTCGGTGATGCCCGCGTTGGCGAGCAGGTAATGCGCGACGGGCTCGGTGGCCACCACTGCCGCTCCCGGGTGGGCCTGGGCGATGGCTCGCTCGATCGCAAGGACTTCGTCGGCGCCGGCGCCGAACGTGGCGGCGTTGGCGCGGTAGGCATCGGCGTGGTCGGGGTCGGCCTCGGCCAACCGGTCGGCGATCTCCGCGGCGACGGCCTTGGCGGTGGCGGGATCGTAGAAGACGTGTTCGTTCGCCGAGCCCTGCGGATCGGGGCGCAGCGAGTACGCGTCGACGGCCGCCACGTCGGGATGGTTGGCCAGCACGTCCTGCACCCACTGGTCGTAGTGGCCGCCGTTGTAGACCACCAGCGATGCATCGGTGATCGCGGCGGCGTCGGCGGGGGTGGCCTGAAACGAGTGCGGGTCGGCGACGGTGCCGTTGACGATGGAGGTGACCGACGCGTGGTCGCCGACGACGGCGTCGGCGACGCTGCCCCACACGTCGGTGGAGGCCACGACGGTCACGGCGCCGTCGTGCTCATGGGGAGATGCGCTTTGCTGGCTGCATCCGACCAGCCCGGCCGTCGCCGCCACCGCCACGACGGCGGCCCAACCTGCACGCATGCGCACTCCCCTTGCAGCTAGATAACAATGAAAACCGTTTCCAAAAACTCTAATGCACGGTAGCCCGGTACGCGCAAGTCGATGGGCTAACGTCCAGAAGATGTCGAGGAGTCCCACGCCCAGGCGGCGTGCGACCCTGGCCTCGCTGGCCGCCGAGCTCAAGGTCTCGCGCACCACGATCTCCAACGCCTACAACCGCCCTGACCAGCTGTCGGCGGACCTGCGCGAGCGGGTGCTCGCCACGGCCAAGCGGATGGGCTATCCCGGCCCGGACCCGGTGGCGCGGTCCTTGCGGACCCGCAAGGCCGGCGCCGTCGGCCTGATGATCACCGAGCCGCTCAACTACTCGTTCAGCGATCCCGCCGCGCTGGACTTCGTCGCGGGGCTCGCGGAGTCCTGCGAGGAGGCCGGGCAGGGTTTGCTGTTGGTGGCGATCGGACCGAATCGCACCGTCAGCGAAGGGTCGGCGGGGGTGCTGGCCGCGGGCGTCGACGGCTTCGTGGTGTACTCGGCGTCCGACGACGACCCGTACTTGCCCGTCGTGCAGCAACGGCACCTGCCGGTGGTGGTGGTGGATCAGCCCAAGGATGTGCCCGGCTTGTCGCGGGTCGGTATCGACGACCGCGACGCAATGCGTCGGCTCGCCGAATACATTGTGGGCCTTGGCCATACCGAGATCGCGTTGTTGACGATGCGGCTGGACCGGGACTGGCCGTATGCCGGCCCACGGCCGACGGTGGCCGACCCGGCGCGGCTGGGGATGCCGCACTTCCACGTCCAGCGGGAGCGCATCCAGGGGGTGTACGACGCGATGGCCGCGGCCGGGCTGGACCCGGCGTCGCTGACGGTGGTGGAGAGCTATGAGCACCTGCCGACGTCGGGCGGGGCGGCCGCGGAGGTGGCGCTGGAGGCCAACCCGCGGGTGACCGCGCTGATGTGCACGGCCGATGTGCTGGCGCTTTCGGCGATGGACTACTTGCGGGCCAACGGCGTCTACGTGCCGGGCCAGATGACCGTGACCGGTTTCGACGGGGTGCCGGAGGCGCTGCGGCGGGGCCTGACGACCGTGGTGCAGCCCAGCCTCGAGAAGGGCCGGCGTGCCGGGCAGCTGCTACACCGTCCGCCGCGGTCGGGGCTGCCGGTCGTCGAGCTGCTCGACACCGAGGTGGTGCGGGGCCGCACCAGCGGACCGCCCGCCTAAAGTTCGTGCAGTTCCGGGGTGGTGCGCAGCGTCTCGATCATCGGCGCCACGGCGTCCTGCAGCGGCGGCAGTTCCGGCGCCATCGCCAGGGCGGCGACGACGGCCAACCGCGCTCCCGCCTCGGTGACCCGAAACACCCGCTGGTCGACCGGGCGCAAGCCGAGCGCGGTGACGGCCTCGTTGTAGGTGGCGACGTCGTCGGGTCCGAGCAGCGCCAGATCGGATTCGACGGCGCCCACCGTGACCATCTCGAAGTCCGACCACAGCTCGCCGCGGCTGGTGGTGAGCATGTTGTAGTAGGGCGCGTCACCGTGGATGACCTGTAGCTCGACGTCGGGAAAATGGGCTTCGAATGCCCCGCGTGACGTGAGCACCGGCGCGATCACCGTCCATTCCCGTTGGGCGCGAGCCAGATCCGACGCCGGCAGCAGGTCGTCGCGGCCCTGCAGCGCCGCCAGCCCGTCGGGGATGTTGGCGAAGGGGGCCCAGAATCGGAGGTCGCTGCTGTCGTAGTCGCGCAGCGCCGCGTGCAGCCGGGCGGTCTGTTCGAGGCGTTCGGACATGCTCGGTTCGGCGTCGGACACCGTTTCGACGAACTGCCAGAACGTCATCGAAAAGCCGTCGCGGCGAACGGGTTCGGCGGGCAGGAGCGGGCTGGGCGGGACCACCGGATGACCTTGTTCGGCGAGCCGGCTCGCCACCGCGAGTTCGGCGCGCTGCTGGGCCGCCTGGACGTCCGGTGTGTTCTGGTACGACGGCGGCAGCACGGTCGGCACCCGTGCCACCACCGGCGCCGGCGCCAGGTGCACGACGACGGAGAACATGTCGTGCAGCACGCGGGCGTCGTCGACTTGCAGTCCCAACTCGGCGCCGGCCGCTGTGGCGGCCGACACCGCCCGAGCGGTGCGTGCGGAGAGGTCGTCGGGGGTGAGCATTCGCGTCAGTATTGCGGCGGCGCGGGCCGGCGTCGACCCCTTTTCTCGGTGCCGAGATCGACGGTGCCGAGCGCCGAGGTCGACGAAATGGCGAGTTTTACTCGAACTTTCCCGCCCGTTTGTCCCTTTGGGCGAAAATTACGCGGCGCGGCGGGCGTCGAGGAGGTACTGCAGCGCTTCGGCGACATCCTCCGGCGTATCGACGCGATACTCCGCGAGCGACTCCCCGGGCCCGACCTTCACGGTCACATCAGAGCCGCCCCGCAGCCGCCGAAACACCTTCTCGTCGGTCACGTCATCGCCGAAAAATACCACCGCCGAAGCGTTTTCCTGCTGACGCAGGATGTCGAGGGCCAGCCCCTTGTCGGTCTGGATCACCGCGAACTCCAGCACCGCCTTACCCTCGGTAAGCTGCGCGTCCCACGAGTCGGCGGCCGCGCGCGCCTCCGCCAACGCCGCCTCCCCGTCCGCCGCTGAGGCGTTGCGGACATGCAGCGCGACGCTGGCCGGTTTGGTTTCCACGGTGACACCGGGCCGATCGGCGGCGATCGCCCGCAGTTCGGCGGTGATGCGCTCCAACAGATCGCGGTCGATGTCGTGGGCGAAGCCGGACGTGAACTCCGCGCCGTGGCTGCCGACCAGATGCAATCGCGGCGGCGCCTGCGAAAACCCCGACAATGAACGCAGCACCTCCAGCGCACGGCCGGAGATCACCGCCGCGGCGGTGTCGGGCAGGTCGGCGAGTTGGGCCAGGGCGTCGGTGGCCGCGGCCAGCGGGCGGGCGTCGGCCGGATTGGCCACGATCGGTGCCATGGTGCCGTCGAAGTCGGATGCGACCAGCAGTCGCGGCACCGCGGCGACCGAGGTGAGCGCACGCTGCAGATCGGCCGGAAGCACCCCTAGATCTTAGGGTGCTCGCCGTCGCCGATGAGCAGTCGCACGGCGAGGTCCAGACGCTTGCTGACGTCGGTGGCCGACGCCCGCCGGGTCAGCCAGGCCAACAGGTTCGACAGCCACACATCCGAGATCACCCGCGCGATGTGGTACTGGTCCTCGGTTGGTTCGCCGTCGGCCATGGCACGCGCGAACATCGAATCCATCAGCTTGCCGACGTGATCGACCTCACCGGCTGCCGACGCGTCGGCGAACACGAAGGCCCGTGTCATCGCCTCGGTCAGCAGCGGGTTGCGCTGCATCGCGCGGTTGAGCTTGCTCACCATGAAATTCAGCCGCTGATACGGCGTGCCCCCGGACATCGCTGCGCGGTCGGTCTTGGCGTCGATGCGCTCGAACTCGCGGCCAAGCGCCGACACCAGCAGATGCACCTTCGACGGGAAGTAGCGGTAGAGGGTTCCGACCGCGACGTCGGCGCGTTCGGCGACCGCACGCATCTGAACCGCCTCGTAGCCGCCCTTGGACGCGATGGCCAGGGTGGCGTCGAGGATGCGCTTGCGGCGCTCCCGTTGGGCTTCGGAACCGAGTTCGGACTCGGTGAGCACGGCCACGTTCATCACCTGCCGCGGCCGCGAACCCGACCCTGTATCCGGACTGGTTCGTGCGGGCTGCGGCGGGCCGGACATGCGGTGGTCAGCTCCTTCATCTTTCGCGCTCGCCAAAAACGATACGCATGCCGATCCTCATTTTCTCACCTCGGCACCGGAGTGACACCGACGTGGTCCTGCTGTAATGGCGGTCGACTTGACGGTCGACCGCTGGCACTATTAGAACACGTTCTAGTGAGGAGCACCGCCTTCTCGCCCAAACGCTAGGAGTCTCGGTGTCGGTGTCGTCCAAACAGCCCGTTGCTGACGAGCAGCTTGCCGTGCGTGAACTGGTCCAGAGCTGGGCTGCGGGGTCGGGTGCCATCCAGGCCGCGCGCGACGTCGAACGCGGCAACGCCGACGCCTGGCGACCCGTGTACGACGGCGTGGCCCAGCTAGGGATATTCGGCGTGGCGCTCCCGGAGGAACACGGAGGCGCCGACGGAACGGTCGAGGACTTGTGCGCGATGGTCGACGAGGCCGCCGCCGCGCTGGTGCCCGGCCCGCTCGCCACCACCGCGTTGGCCACCCTGGTGGCCGAACACCCGGATGTGTTGCAGGCGCTTGCCTCCGGTGAGCAGGTCGCCGGGGTCGCGTTGACGGCCGACCTGAGGATCGACGACGGCCGAGTGTCGGGCACCGCCGAGTACGTGTTGGGCGCCGACGCCTCCGGCGCGCTGGTGCTGCCGGCGGGGGAGGCGTTCGTTCTGGTCGACGCCACCGCCCAGGGGGTGTCGGTCGAACCGCTGAAGGCCACCGACTTCTCCCGGCCGCTGGCACGCGTCGTGCTGGACTCGGCCCCGGCCGAGGCGCTCTCCGCGTCCCGGCAACGCGTCACGGATCTGGCCGCGACGGTGCTGGCCGCCGAGGCCGCCGGGATCGCGCGCTGGACGCTGCAGACCGCGACCGAGTACGCGAAGGTGCGTGAGCAGTTCGGCAAGCCGATCGGCAGCTTCCAGGCCGTCAAGCACATGTGCGCTGAGATGCTGCTACGTTCCGAGCAGGCATCGGTGGCGGCGCGCGACGCCGCGCGGGCCGCCGCAGCCGACTCCGAGGGGCAACAGCTGTCGATCGCCGCCGCAGTCGCCGCGGCCGCAGGCATCGACGCGGCCAAGGCCAACGCCAAGGACTGCATCCAGGTGCTCGGCGGCATCGGCATCACCTGGGAGCACGACGCGCACCTGTATCTGCGCCGCGCCTACGGCATCGAACATTTCCTCGGCGGCGCGCAGCGCTGGTTGCGGCGCATCACCGAGCTCACCCAGTCGGGCGTGCGCCGCGAGCTGGACATCGACCTGGATTCGGTGGCCCATCTGCGGCCCGAAATCGCTTCCGCGGTCGCCGAAATCGCGAAGCTTCCCGTCGAGAAGCGTCAGGTGGCGCTGGCCGAGGCGGGCCTGCAGGCGCCGCACTGGCCACGCCCCTACGGGCGGGAGGCCGGTCCCGCCGAGCAGCTGCTGATCGACCGGGAGCTCGCGGCGGCCGGCGTCGCGCGGCCCGATCTGGTGATCGGATGGTGGGCCGTGCCAACCATTCTCGAGTACGGCAGCCCGGAGCAGATCGAACGGTTCGTGCCTCCCACGCTGCGCGGAGAACTGATCTGGTGCCAGCTGTTCAGCGAGCCGGGCGCCGGCTCCGACCTGGCTGCGTTGCGCACCAAGGCCGTTCGGGCCGACGGCGCGACCGCGAGCGGCGCAAAAGGCTCCGGGTGGAAGTTGACCGGCCAGAAGGTGTGGACCTCGGCGGCGCAGAAGGCGCACTGGGGAGTCTGCCTGGCCCGCACCGACCCGGACGCGCCAAAACACAAGGGCATCACCTACTTCCTTGTCGACATGACATCGCCGGGCATCGTCATCCGGCCGCTGCGCGAGATCACCGGCGACGAGCTGTTCAACGAGGTGTTCTTCGACGAGGTCTTCGTGCCCGACGAGATGGTCGTCGGCCAGGTGAACGACGGTTGGCGGTTGGCCCGCACGACGCTGGCCAACGAGCGGGTCGCGATGGCGGCCGGCACCGCGTTGGACAACCCGATGGAGGAACTGCTCGAGACGGTGGCCACGCTGAATCTCGATGTCGCCGAACAGGATCGGCTCGGGGCGTTGATCGTGGCCGCGCAGGTGGGCGCGCTGCTGGACCAGCGGATCGCCGAGCTCGCGGTGAGCGGTCAGGACCAGGGCCCCCAGGCCAGCACACGCAAGCTGATCGGTGTGCGCTACCGCCAGGCGCTGGCCGAGCTGCGGATGGAGCTGTCCGACGGCGGCGGCGTCGTCGAGAACAACACCGTGCACGACTTCCTCAACACACGCTGCCTGACCATCGCCGGGGGCACCGAGCAGATCCTGCTCACCTTGGCAGGGGAGCGGCTGCTGGGCCTACCCCGCTAGTTCGTTACGCCGAGCAGACGCGAACTCCCCTGATTCCCCGCCGAATTGGGCGATTTCGCGTCTGCTCGCGGGGCTGGGTTCAACGGGTTTGCACAGGCGGCGGAACGTTCGGAAGCTGAGCGACCGGTCCGCTCGGGCCGGTGGCGGCGCCCTCCCTCTTGCACAGGTACTGGTCGGGGCCATGGGGTCCGTGTGCGACGCATGTCCAGACCGAGCCGTCCGGCAGCGTGCAGGAGAACCCGGCGCTGCCGCTCGCCACACCCTCTTGGCAGAGGGAACGGAGAATGAAGCCCGAGAAGACGCGCGTCTCGGTCACATCGTCGTCCTGCCTGGGTTCCGCGGAACCCGGCGCAGGCGTCACGACGAGGCCTGCCACCAGCAGGGCCGCGACGGACGAGCCGACCGCGAATGGTGCGTTCATGATCTACGACCTTTCGGTTGAAGGTGGATAGGAGGCAGACGATGGCTGCTTGGCTACGGACCGCCGATTCCGCCGGCGCCGTCGGAGCCGCCCTGACCGCCCTGGCCGCCCGCGCCGCCCGCACCGTTGTCGGTGGCGGCGTTACCGGAGGCGCTGCCCCCGTTACCGCCGTTG comes from Mycolicibacterium pulveris and encodes:
- a CDS encoding metal ABC transporter ATP-binding protein, producing MAVDVVAELTGARLAFGDRVLWDQLDLTVRAGEFLAVLGPNGTGKTSLLKVLLGQLPLTAGSVKVCGSAVEKGSARIGYVPQHRSVDQGLTLRGYDLVGLGYDGHRWGITTLRHRAAKRAAVEKALGQVNGQALARAPVGVMSGGELQRLRIAQALTTDPELLLCDEPLLNLDPANARLVSRLIDTRRREADTAVLFVTHEVNPVVPYVDRVLYLVGGRFRIGTVEEVMTSATLSELYRADIDVVKVRNRYVVLGEHIDHSGHASGHVHD
- a CDS encoding metal ABC transporter solute-binding protein, Zn/Mn family — translated: MRAGWAAVVAVAATAGLVGCSQQSASPHEHDGAVTVVASTDVWGSVADAVVGDHASVTSIVNGTVADPHSFQATPADAAAITDASLVVYNGGHYDQWVQDVLANHPDVAAVDAYSLRPDPQGSANEHVFYDPATAKAVAAEIADRLAEADPDHADAYRANAATFGAGADEVLAIERAIAQAHPGAAVVATEPVAHYLLANAGITDNTPGGFTNAVEEDADPSPADLAMMLDLIEDREVSAVLFNPQTETGVTRQLREAATRAGVPVVTVTETLPEGTDYLSWQRQTAEQLAAQLDTAAKAGR
- a CDS encoding LacI family DNA-binding transcriptional regulator, producing MSRSPTPRRRATLASLAAELKVSRTTISNAYNRPDQLSADLRERVLATAKRMGYPGPDPVARSLRTRKAGAVGLMITEPLNYSFSDPAALDFVAGLAESCEEAGQGLLLVAIGPNRTVSEGSAGVLAAGVDGFVVYSASDDDPYLPVVQQRHLPVVVVDQPKDVPGLSRVGIDDRDAMRRLAEYIVGLGHTEIALLTMRLDRDWPYAGPRPTVADPARLGMPHFHVQRERIQGVYDAMAAAGLDPASLTVVESYEHLPTSGGAAAEVALEANPRVTALMCTADVLALSAMDYLRANGVYVPGQMTVTGFDGVPEALRRGLTTVVQPSLEKGRRAGQLLHRPPRSGLPVVELLDTEVVRGRTSGPPA
- a CDS encoding aminoglycoside phosphotransferase/kinase family protein, which gives rise to MLTPDDLSARTARAVSAATAAGAELGLQVDDARVLHDMFSVVVHLAPAPVVARVPTVLPPSYQNTPDVQAAQQRAELAVASRLAEQGHPVVPPSPLLPAEPVRRDGFSMTFWQFVETVSDAEPSMSERLEQTARLHAALRDYDSSDLRFWAPFANIPDGLAALQGRDDLLPASDLARAQREWTVIAPVLTSRGAFEAHFPDVELQVIHGDAPYYNMLTTSRGELWSDFEMVTVGAVESDLALLGPDDVATYNEAVTALGLRPVDQRVFRVTEAGARLAVVAALAMAPELPPLQDAVAPMIETLRTTPELHEL
- the otsB gene encoding trehalose-phosphatase, which codes for MLPADLQRALTSVAAVPRLLVASDFDGTMAPIVANPADARPLAAATDALAQLADLPDTAAAVISGRALEVLRSLSGFSQAPPRLHLVGSHGAEFTSGFAHDIDRDLLERITAELRAIAADRPGVTVETKPASVALHVRNASAADGEAALAEARAAADSWDAQLTEGKAVLEFAVIQTDKGLALDILRQQENASAVVFFGDDVTDEKVFRRLRGGSDVTVKVGPGESLAEYRVDTPEDVAEALQYLLDARRAA
- the kstR gene encoding cholesterol catabolism transcriptional regulator KstR, which translates into the protein MSGPPQPARTSPDTGSGSRPRQVMNVAVLTESELGSEAQRERRKRILDATLAIASKGGYEAVQMRAVAERADVAVGTLYRYFPSKVHLLVSALGREFERIDAKTDRAAMSGGTPYQRLNFMVSKLNRAMQRNPLLTEAMTRAFVFADASAAGEVDHVGKLMDSMFARAMADGEPTEDQYHIARVISDVWLSNLLAWLTRRASATDVSKRLDLAVRLLIGDGEHPKI
- a CDS encoding acyl-CoA dehydrogenase, yielding MSVSSKQPVADEQLAVRELVQSWAAGSGAIQAARDVERGNADAWRPVYDGVAQLGIFGVALPEEHGGADGTVEDLCAMVDEAAAALVPGPLATTALATLVAEHPDVLQALASGEQVAGVALTADLRIDDGRVSGTAEYVLGADASGALVLPAGEAFVLVDATAQGVSVEPLKATDFSRPLARVVLDSAPAEALSASRQRVTDLAATVLAAEAAGIARWTLQTATEYAKVREQFGKPIGSFQAVKHMCAEMLLRSEQASVAARDAARAAAADSEGQQLSIAAAVAAAAGIDAAKANAKDCIQVLGGIGITWEHDAHLYLRRAYGIEHFLGGAQRWLRRITELTQSGVRRELDIDLDSVAHLRPEIASAVAEIAKLPVEKRQVALAEAGLQAPHWPRPYGREAGPAEQLLIDRELAAAGVARPDLVIGWWAVPTILEYGSPEQIERFVPPTLRGELIWCQLFSEPGAGSDLAALRTKAVRADGATASGAKGSGWKLTGQKVWTSAAQKAHWGVCLARTDPDAPKHKGITYFLVDMTSPGIVIRPLREITGDELFNEVFFDEVFVPDEMVVGQVNDGWRLARTTLANERVAMAAGTALDNPMEELLETVATLNLDVAEQDRLGALIVAAQVGALLDQRIAELAVSGQDQGPQASTRKLIGVRYRQALAELRMELSDGGGVVENNTVHDFLNTRCLTIAGGTEQILLTLAGERLLGLPR